A genome region from Segatella copri includes the following:
- a CDS encoding DEAD/DEAH box helicase family protein: MLKDVEWAKDGTYIPGEEFSPERFFNDGLKNSCSFDLQLGYFSSATISVLAEGFATFIANGGVMRLIINQIVSEEDKEAIQKGVFGDVVDCMDLSDFESLRKTFDEYQNQFFRCLAYLISQNRIQIKIIKPKKHKGIAHTKTGQFRDDDTITSFTGSANFTINGLLYNIEEIKIDRSDSPDEMTQNRIKSQRAKFELIMNEQESDIEYLSPSQLETAVSSCYQDTAIEELLDVEKKLDRIRQERKAQKAIMGGDMVREDICPEEITPRFPYPSGPREYQQQAFENWKNNKQKGLFAMATGTGKTITSLNCLLEIYKRNGYYKAIILVPTITLVNQWEQECHKFNFMNVIKVYSKNPLWKEDVESIHFNEEYRLKNERETSYVIISTYASYTREKVFNTLNGFSKKQLLVIADECHNMASGSMLKRLAYIPYLRRIGLSATPDRQYDDEGNRNLRKFFGAENHYTYEYSMEEAIRKGVLCKYLYYPHIVRLTTEELEAYVELSERIAKYFNDDTCSFAKMDEGLKMLLLARKRIVHKAANKLKAFEDIIKKRYQEKGNLKYSLIYVPEGNEPNYLEVEDDTLNQDEDSEHLIDLYTKSILKLDDKITVRKFVSGQKDREEILEDFASGKLQVLTSMKCLDEGVDVPRSELAIFCSSTGNPRQFIQRRGRVLRTHPKKKMAVLHDLVVAPEINPNSSSYRMERAMLKSELIRVNNFALLSENPSYSELELREVMEHYGLNLYDNDNIQ; this comes from the coding sequence ATGTTGAAAGATGTAGAATGGGCAAAGGATGGAACCTATATACCTGGAGAAGAGTTTTCTCCAGAAAGGTTCTTTAATGATGGATTGAAGAACAGTTGCAGTTTCGACCTGCAACTAGGCTATTTCAGTTCTGCCACTATTAGTGTATTGGCAGAAGGCTTTGCTACGTTTATAGCAAATGGCGGGGTTATGCGTCTTATCATCAACCAGATTGTTTCTGAAGAAGATAAGGAAGCTATCCAGAAAGGAGTCTTTGGTGATGTGGTAGATTGTATGGATCTGTCTGATTTCGAGTCTCTTCGAAAGACATTTGATGAGTATCAGAATCAGTTTTTCAGATGCTTGGCGTATCTGATTTCTCAAAATAGAATTCAAATCAAAATCATTAAGCCAAAGAAACATAAGGGAATAGCTCATACCAAGACAGGGCAATTCCGTGATGATGATACCATTACTTCGTTCACTGGTTCTGCCAATTTTACAATTAATGGTTTGCTTTATAACATAGAGGAAATCAAGATAGACCGAAGCGATTCTCCTGATGAGATGACTCAGAATAGAATCAAATCTCAAAGAGCAAAGTTTGAGCTTATCATGAATGAGCAGGAAAGCGATATAGAGTATCTGTCTCCAAGCCAGTTGGAGACGGCAGTATCGTCATGTTATCAAGACACGGCCATAGAAGAACTGCTAGATGTAGAAAAAAAGTTGGACAGAATTCGCCAGGAACGAAAAGCTCAAAAGGCAATTATGGGTGGAGATATGGTTAGGGAGGACATTTGTCCGGAAGAGATAACTCCACGTTTTCCATATCCATCAGGTCCTAGAGAATACCAGCAGCAGGCTTTTGAAAACTGGAAAAACAATAAGCAGAAAGGTCTGTTTGCCATGGCCACAGGAACGGGTAAGACAATCACCTCGCTGAATTGCTTGTTGGAGATTTATAAGCGCAATGGATACTATAAGGCGATAATTCTGGTACCAACGATTACTTTGGTAAATCAGTGGGAGCAAGAATGTCATAAGTTTAATTTTATGAATGTCATAAAGGTTTATTCTAAGAATCCTTTATGGAAAGAGGATGTTGAGTCGATTCATTTTAATGAGGAATATCGTTTGAAGAATGAGCGTGAGACCTCTTATGTGATTATATCTACTTATGCATCTTATACTCGTGAAAAAGTATTTAATACATTGAATGGCTTCAGCAAAAAACAGTTGTTGGTGATTGCTGATGAATGCCATAATATGGCTTCAGGCAGTATGTTGAAACGATTAGCCTATATTCCTTATCTGCGTAGAATAGGCTTGTCGGCGACACCAGATCGTCAATACGATGATGAAGGTAACAGGAACTTGCGTAAATTCTTTGGTGCAGAGAATCATTATACTTATGAGTATAGTATGGAAGAAGCTATCAGAAAAGGTGTGCTTTGTAAGTATCTGTATTATCCACATATAGTACGGCTGACTACGGAAGAACTGGAAGCTTATGTCGAGTTATCTGAAAGAATAGCTAAGTATTTCAATGATGATACCTGCTCTTTTGCAAAAATGGATGAGGGACTTAAAATGCTCTTGTTGGCAAGAAAGCGAATTGTTCATAAGGCTGCAAACAAACTTAAAGCTTTTGAGGACATCATCAAGAAGCGGTATCAAGAAAAAGGAAATTTGAAATATTCTCTGATATATGTCCCTGAAGGAAATGAACCTAATTATCTTGAAGTTGAAGATGATACGCTTAATCAAGATGAGGATTCTGAGCATCTTATAGATTTATATACAAAGTCGATATTGAAGTTGGATGATAAAATAACGGTGCGTAAGTTTGTCTCAGGGCAAAAGGATAGAGAGGAAATTCTTGAAGATTTTGCCAGTGGTAAACTTCAAGTGCTGACTTCTATGAAATGTTTGGATGAGGGTGTTGATGTTCCAAGAAGTGAATTGGCAATCTTTTGTTCAAGTACAGGAAATCCACGTCAGTTCATTCAGCGACGAGGACGTGTGTTGAGAACACATCCTAAGAAGAAGATGGCGGTGTTGCATGATTTGGTAGTTGCTCCTGAGATTAACCCAAATAGTAGTAGTTATCGAATGGAGCGTGCCATGCTGAAGAGTGAGCTTATTAGAGTGAACAACTTCGCATTGCTATCAGAGAATCCTTCTTACTCAGAATTGGAACTGAGAGAGGTGATGGAACATTATGGTTTGAATTTATATGATAATGATAATATACAATGA
- a CDS encoding phosphoadenosine phosphosulfate reductase, protein MKVRNILGISGGKDSAALAIYLKQKYPNLKIEYYNSDTGCELAETELLIDRLSAYLGNIKRLRAAEDSPEPTPFEHFLKAAGGFLPSPQARWCTKKMKLDEFERYVGDDYAVSYVGIRGDEDRDGYVSSKPNIQSVFPFRRNIWSVDVINKFLHKENQEQIIDIYDKLCPEGLMKEDLMDVLKKTITKQFYYSKKLNALLDIDVKMFNHAVFEYLKTTDYPVGHLDSFPLIDNDEVLVKEDIFRLLRDSGVGVPSYYEEIPFEVDGKTGTYCRSRSGCYFCFFQQKIEWIWLYEQHPDLYEKAMSFEKDGYTWIQNESLADLIKPERIRQVKLDIIKRQETNKNKNKGTSLAELFGDEYVCANCFI, encoded by the coding sequence ATGAAAGTAAGAAATATTTTAGGAATATCTGGCGGAAAGGACAGTGCGGCTTTGGCCATCTATCTCAAGCAGAAATACCCAAACTTAAAGATTGAGTATTATAATTCTGATACTGGCTGTGAATTGGCTGAGACGGAATTGCTGATTGATAGATTGAGCGCTTATCTGGGAAACATTAAAAGACTTAGGGCTGCTGAAGACAGTCCTGAGCCTACGCCTTTTGAGCATTTCCTAAAGGCTGCAGGTGGATTCCTGCCATCGCCACAAGCTCGATGGTGTACCAAGAAGATGAAACTTGATGAGTTTGAAAGATATGTAGGTGATGACTATGCTGTATCATACGTTGGTATTCGAGGTGATGAAGACCGTGACGGTTATGTGTCTTCAAAACCTAATATTCAGTCTGTCTTTCCTTTCAGAAGAAATATCTGGAGCGTGGATGTCATCAATAAGTTCTTGCACAAAGAAAACCAGGAGCAGATTATTGACATCTACGATAAGTTGTGCCCTGAGGGATTGATGAAGGAAGACTTGATGGATGTGTTGAAGAAAACGATTACCAAGCAATTCTACTATTCCAAAAAGCTGAATGCATTGTTGGATATAGACGTGAAGATGTTTAACCATGCCGTCTTTGAATACTTGAAGACTACGGATTATCCTGTTGGTCATCTGGATTCATTCCCTTTGATAGATAACGACGAGGTGCTTGTAAAGGAAGACATCTTCAGACTGCTGAGGGATAGTGGAGTAGGAGTACCATCTTATTATGAGGAAATTCCTTTCGAGGTGGATGGTAAGACGGGAACCTATTGCAGAAGCCGAAGCGGCTGTTATTTCTGCTTCTTCCAGCAGAAGATAGAATGGATCTGGCTCTATGAGCAGCATCCTGACTTATACGAAAAGGCTATGTCGTTTGAGAAGGATGGTTATACTTGGATTCAGAATGAGAGTCTGGCAGACTTGATAAAGCCGGAGCGTATTCGCCAGGTGAAACTGGATATCATCAAGCGACAGGAAACAAACAAAAATAAGAACAAAGGCACTAGTCTTGCCGAACTCTTCGGTGATGAATATGTTTGTGCCAACTGTTTTATTTAA
- a CDS encoding DUF4007 family protein, giving the protein MYNKYTLSGHESFPCKTLWLTKGYNFMKDGGNFNASDAVIALGVGKNMVSSIRYWLKVFGISNQDEPSRIADYLFDESEGVDKYIESLGTLWLLHYLLVSLKEATLYHITFVQFQKERKVFEREQLVNFVKRLMIEDGKDKIFNVNTTKKDVGVLLQNYAQPYKAKSFEDYSSLLIDLDLIRTEDNGKTFAFNVEGKRRVPMEIFLYAILQEKGKDKSVSYDTLQEIGLMFCMTDAEVIDMAQSIGEHYSEYVQYSDNAGIRQLLFKEGSSLKDIDVLDKYYKNATV; this is encoded by the coding sequence ATGTACAATAAATATACACTCTCTGGACATGAATCTTTTCCTTGCAAAACCTTATGGCTCACCAAGGGATATAACTTTATGAAAGATGGAGGAAACTTCAATGCTTCTGATGCTGTAATAGCTTTGGGAGTAGGAAAAAACATGGTTTCTTCTATCCGATATTGGCTCAAGGTGTTTGGAATTTCCAATCAGGATGAGCCAAGCAGAATAGCAGATTATTTATTCGATGAATCAGAAGGCGTAGATAAGTACATTGAAAGTTTAGGCACTTTATGGTTGCTTCACTACCTTCTGGTAAGTTTGAAAGAGGCAACGCTTTATCATATTACTTTTGTGCAATTCCAAAAAGAACGCAAGGTCTTTGAGAGGGAACAATTGGTGAACTTTGTGAAAAGACTGATGATAGAGGATGGAAAGGATAAAATCTTTAATGTGAATACCACCAAGAAAGATGTGGGTGTGCTGTTGCAGAACTATGCCCAACCTTATAAGGCCAAGTCGTTTGAGGATTATTCTTCTCTTTTGATTGATTTGGATCTGATAAGAACTGAAGATAATGGTAAGACGTTCGCCTTCAATGTCGAAGGTAAGCGCAGGGTTCCGATGGAGATTTTTTTATATGCCATTCTTCAGGAAAAAGGTAAGGATAAGTCTGTATCATACGATACATTGCAGGAAATAGGCTTGATGTTCTGCATGACAGATGCTGAGGTCATTGATATGGCCCAGTCTATCGGTGAGCATTATTCAGAGTATGTCCAGTATAGTGATAATGCAGGTATCCGTCAGCTATTGTTTAAGGAAGGTTCTTCTTTGAAGGACATTGATGTTTTAGATAAGTATTATAAGAATGCGACAGTTTAG
- a CDS encoding protein tyrosine phosphatase: MNKLTREEALRRWKSAKATKIAMVDKMQKMLYEDYKLRTGEEPVRFNVL; this comes from the coding sequence ATGAATAAATTAACAAGAGAAGAGGCGCTTAGACGTTGGAAATCTGCCAAGGCCACAAAGATAGCCATGGTTGACAAGATGCAGAAGATGCTTTATGAAGACTACAAATTACGTACAGGCGAGGAGCCTGTGAGATTTAATGTCTTGTAA
- a CDS encoding YitT family protein, translated as MTPPRPLWKSVQDYVLIAIGMISYAIGWNVFLLPTNVTASGLPGISSIIYWATGCPVQIPYFIVNATLLICAFKILGAKFCVKTVYAVIVVTILTSFFSSRLGDVHLLENQPLWAAFLGAVFCGCGIGLGFSVGGSTGGTDIIAAIVNKYRDISLGRVIMICDIFIISSSYLVVHDWEKVLYGYVVLCVQAFCIDQVVNSRRRSVQFFIISQKYEEIGKRINVDADRGVTVVNASGFYSGQDVKMLFVLAKQRQAPAIFRLISEIDPHAFVSQSAVIGVYGEGFDKIKYKSKKEHGV; from the coding sequence ATGACTCCTCCTCGACCCTTGTGGAAGTCTGTACAAGACTATGTTTTGATTGCGATAGGTATGATATCCTACGCTATTGGATGGAACGTGTTCCTCTTGCCAACCAATGTAACAGCAAGCGGACTTCCTGGTATCTCCAGTATTATCTATTGGGCAACCGGTTGCCCTGTGCAAATTCCGTATTTTATCGTCAACGCCACCTTATTAATATGTGCGTTCAAGATTTTGGGAGCAAAGTTCTGTGTCAAGACTGTTTATGCCGTTATAGTGGTAACCATCCTGACCTCTTTCTTCTCCAGCCGTTTAGGTGATGTTCATCTTTTGGAAAACCAACCTTTATGGGCTGCTTTCCTGGGTGCCGTTTTCTGTGGCTGCGGAATCGGACTCGGTTTCTCGGTTGGTGGAAGTACGGGTGGTACGGATATCATCGCAGCCATCGTCAACAAGTATCGCGACATTTCTCTTGGTAGAGTGATTATGATATGCGACATCTTCATCATCAGTTCCAGCTATCTGGTGGTACACGATTGGGAGAAGGTGTTATATGGTTATGTAGTTCTTTGCGTTCAGGCATTCTGCATCGACCAGGTGGTAAACAGCAGAAGACGAAGCGTACAGTTCTTTATCATTTCACAGAAGTATGAGGAGATAGGCAAGCGCATCAATGTAGATGCTGATAGGGGAGTAACGGTGGTGAATGCCAGCGGTTTTTATTCCGGTCAGGATGTGAAGATGCTTTTCGTGTTAGCCAAGCAGCGTCAGGCTCCAGCTATCTTCCGTCTTATCAGCGAGATAGATCCGCATGCCTTTGTTAGTCAGAGTGCCGTTATCGGTGTGTATGGTGAAGGTTTTGACAAGATTAAATATAAAAGCAAAAAAGAGCACGGAGTTTAA
- a CDS encoding DUF4250 domain-containing protein, translating into MDKLPMNDVPMLVSAINFLLRDHEFETLDEICNHFNVNRAALEAKMATQGFEWSEQQKKFW; encoded by the coding sequence ATGGATAAGTTACCAATGAATGATGTTCCGATGCTCGTAAGCGCCATCAACTTCCTGCTTCGTGACCACGAGTTTGAAACACTCGATGAGATTTGTAATCACTTCAATGTGAACCGTGCGGCATTAGAAGCCAAAATGGCTACCCAAGGATTTGAGTGGTCAGAGCAACAGAAGAAATTCTGGTAA
- a CDS encoding NADH-quinone oxidoreductase subunit N: MNYSQFLNMIPEATLMVVLLITFIADFCSSKSADRKWFNPLVCLLMVAHIAINIFPTEATEAFGGMYTTGPAAGVLKTILALGTLIVMVQAKEWLSRKDTAFKEGEFYMLIISTLLGMNMMVSANHFLLFFLGLEMASVPMACLVAFDKYRHNSAEAGAKFILTATFSSGVMIYGISLLYAACGTLYFDDIAKVISASPLTIAGMVFFFSGLGFKISLVPFHFWTADSYQGAPTTVTGYLSVVSKGAAAFTLCAILMKVFQPMVEYWTVLLYIVIVLSITIANLFAIRQSDLKRFMAFSSISQAGYIMLAVVGNSAMSVSALTYYVLIYVVANLSVFTIISSIEEHNDGTVQMDSYNGLYKTNPRLAFLMTLALFSLGGIPPFAGMFSKFFVFMAAVGTHDIHTTLGAWAYGVVFIALVNTVISLYYYLLIVKAMFIKHSDNPLPTFQSACSTKLALAICTVGIVAFGICSFVFDWISVAVNA; encoded by the coding sequence ATGAATTACAGTCAATTTTTAAATATGATTCCAGAAGCTACCCTGATGGTAGTTCTGTTGATCACTTTCATTGCTGACTTCTGCAGTTCCAAGAGCGCAGACCGTAAGTGGTTCAATCCTCTGGTATGTCTCTTGATGGTGGCTCACATTGCCATCAATATCTTCCCAACAGAAGCCACAGAGGCATTTGGTGGCATGTACACAACAGGTCCTGCTGCCGGTGTTTTGAAGACTATCCTGGCACTGGGTACCCTCATCGTAATGGTACAGGCTAAGGAGTGGTTGAGCCGCAAGGACACAGCCTTCAAGGAGGGTGAGTTCTATATGCTGATTATCTCTACCTTGCTCGGTATGAACATGATGGTTAGTGCCAACCACTTCCTCCTGTTCTTCCTCGGTCTCGAAATGGCATCTGTGCCAATGGCTTGCTTGGTAGCATTCGATAAGTACCGTCACAATTCTGCTGAGGCAGGAGCTAAGTTCATCCTTACTGCTACTTTCTCAAGTGGCGTGATGATCTACGGTATCTCTCTGCTCTATGCTGCTTGTGGTACTTTGTACTTCGATGATATCGCAAAGGTTATCTCTGCATCACCATTGACCATCGCCGGTATGGTATTCTTCTTCAGTGGTCTCGGTTTCAAGATTTCCTTGGTTCCTTTCCACTTCTGGACAGCCGATTCATACCAGGGTGCACCAACTACTGTTACAGGTTATCTGTCAGTAGTATCTAAGGGTGCTGCAGCGTTTACTCTCTGCGCTATCCTCATGAAGGTGTTCCAGCCAATGGTAGAGTACTGGACCGTGTTGCTTTACATCGTGATTGTACTTTCTATCACTATCGCCAACCTGTTTGCCATCCGTCAGAGCGACCTGAAGCGTTTCATGGCATTCTCTTCTATCTCTCAGGCAGGTTACATCATGTTGGCTGTGGTAGGTAACTCAGCGATGAGCGTGAGCGCCCTGACTTATTATGTATTGATTTACGTAGTAGCCAACCTGAGCGTCTTCACCATCATCTCATCTATTGAGGAGCACAATGACGGTACAGTTCAGATGGACAGCTACAATGGTTTGTACAAGACTAACCCACGCCTGGCATTCCTGATGACCTTGGCATTGTTCTCATTGGGTGGTATTCCTCCATTCGCCGGTATGTTCTCGAAGTTCTTCGTGTTCATGGCAGCAGTTGGTACACACGACATCCACACCACATTGGGAGCCTGGGCATACGGCGTAGTATTCATCGCGTTGGTAAACACAGTTATCAGCTTGTACTACTATCTGCTCATCGTGAAGGCTATGTTTATCAAGCACAGCGATAATCCGCTTCCTACTTTCCAGAGCGCATGCTCAACCAAGTTGGCGCTTGCAATCTGCACCGTAGGTATCGTAGCATTCGGTATTTGCTCATTCGTCTTCGACTGGATTTCAGTTGCAGTGAATGCGTAA
- a CDS encoding NuoM family protein, giving the protein MNLSIFVIVPLLMLLGLWLARNDKQVRGVMVAGASVLLGLSIYLVFAFLEARETMPADQAPMLFTYCVPWFEPLHINYSLGVDGISVVMILLTSIIVFTGTFASWQMEPMKKEYFLWFTLLSIGVYGFFISIDMFTMFMFYEVALIPMYLLIGVWGSGAKEYSAMKLTLMLMGGSALLVIGILGIYFYSGAQTFEILDIAHHTNGAHAIPESVQNVFFPLLFIGFGILGALFPFHTWSPDGHASAPTAVSMLHAGVLMKLGGYGCFRIAMFLLPAATHGFWIKVFLVLTTISIVYGALSACVQTDLKYINAYSSVSHCGMVLFALCMMTETAATGAILQMLSHGLMTALFFAVIGMIYHQAGTRDVRYLGGLMKIIPFLSVGYAVAGLANLGLPGFSGFVAEMTIFVGSFQNADTFHRVCTIIACTSIVVTAVYILRCVGKILYQKVPNPKLEKLHDATWDERIAVAGLIACVAGLGMFPLWAEEIIMDAVGPIFSVIM; this is encoded by the coding sequence ATGAATTTAAGTATATTCGTCATAGTACCACTCCTGATGTTGCTCGGCCTCTGGTTGGCACGCAACGACAAGCAGGTTCGTGGTGTGATGGTAGCAGGTGCCAGCGTATTGCTCGGTCTCTCCATCTATTTGGTGTTTGCATTTCTCGAAGCTCGTGAGACAATGCCAGCCGACCAAGCTCCGATGCTCTTCACCTACTGTGTGCCTTGGTTTGAACCATTGCACATCAACTATTCACTCGGTGTGGATGGTATTTCAGTGGTGATGATTCTCCTGACTTCTATCATCGTGTTCACCGGTACATTTGCTTCCTGGCAGATGGAACCAATGAAGAAGGAATACTTCCTCTGGTTCACGCTCCTGAGCATCGGTGTATATGGCTTCTTCATCTCTATCGACATGTTTACCATGTTCATGTTCTATGAGGTTGCGCTGATTCCTATGTACCTCCTCATCGGTGTATGGGGTAGTGGTGCAAAGGAGTATTCAGCCATGAAGTTGACTTTGATGTTGATGGGTGGTTCAGCCCTTTTGGTTATCGGTATCCTGGGAATCTACTTCTACAGTGGTGCTCAGACCTTCGAAATCCTCGATATCGCTCACCACACCAATGGTGCTCATGCGATTCCAGAGAGTGTGCAGAACGTGTTCTTCCCATTGCTCTTCATCGGTTTCGGTATCCTCGGTGCGCTGTTCCCATTCCACACATGGTCTCCTGATGGTCACGCCAGTGCGCCAACAGCCGTATCTATGTTGCACGCCGGTGTATTGATGAAGCTTGGTGGTTACGGTTGCTTCCGTATCGCCATGTTCCTCTTGCCAGCTGCTACTCACGGCTTCTGGATCAAGGTGTTCCTCGTACTGACTACTATCTCTATCGTATATGGTGCTTTGTCAGCATGTGTACAGACCGACTTGAAGTACATCAACGCTTACTCATCAGTTTCTCACTGTGGTATGGTGCTCTTCGCTCTCTGTATGATGACCGAGACTGCTGCTACTGGTGCAATCCTCCAGATGTTGTCTCACGGTTTGATGACCGCCCTCTTCTTCGCCGTTATCGGTATGATTTATCATCAGGCTGGTACACGTGACGTACGTTATCTGGGTGGTTTGATGAAGATTATTCCATTCCTCTCTGTAGGTTATGCAGTAGCTGGTTTGGCTAACCTCGGTTTGCCAGGTTTCTCAGGTTTCGTAGCCGAGATGACCATCTTCGTGGGTTCTTTCCAAAATGCAGATACATTCCATCGCGTATGTACCATCATCGCATGTACCTCAATCGTTGTAACAGCGGTTTACATCTTGCGTTGTGTAGGTAAGATCCTTTATCAGAAGGTTCCTAATCCAAAGTTGGAGAAGCTTCACGATGCTACCTGGGACGAGCGTATCGCTGTAGCAGGTCTTATCGCCTGCGTTGCAGGTCTCGGTATGTTCCCACTCTGGGCAGAGGAGATTATCATGGACGCTGTCGGTCCTATCTTTAGTGTAATCATGTAA
- the nuoL gene encoding NADH-quinone oxidoreductase subunit L gives MEYNYAFLILLLPFLSFLVLGLVGMKMKRPVAALIGTVLMGCVFAMSVYTAYEYFFAVGRDASTGMYPTVTVFNFTWLKFTELLTFNIGFRLSPISVLMLIVITTVSFMVHIYSFGYMAERDENYKVEEYEKGMQRFYAYLSLFTMSMLGLVVATNIFQMYLFWELVGVCSYLLIGFYYPKHAAVHASKKAFIVTRFADLFFLIGILFYSFYVGTFNYDLNAQPELNSALAGAAWVMPTALFLMFIGGAGKSAMFPLHIWLPDAMEGPTPVSALIHAATMVVAGVYQVASLFPIWVQYAPEALHYVAYIAAFTAFYAAAVACCQRDIKRGLAFSTISQIAYMLVALGVCFAVDNHHGGLGYMAGIFHLFTHAMFKALLFLCSGAIIVIIGSNFKDYMGGLHKYMPITNICFLIGCLAIAGIPPFAGFWSKDEIISACFQFSPFMGWFMTVVAGMTAFYMFRLYYVIFWGQSYYELDPENRRKPQEVPFVMWGPLVFLAIISCLCGLIPFGHFVSATGQSYDIHIDMSVATTSVIVAIIGIGLATYMYAPKKTPLADALAKKMPKLHKAALNRFYIDDAWQFFTHKIVFGCFSKPIAWFDRRVIDGTFNFMAWGTQEAGETIRPWQSGDVRSYAIWFLTGTVALTLCLLALL, from the coding sequence ATGGAATACAATTATGCATTTTTGATACTTCTTCTGCCATTCCTGAGCTTCCTGGTTCTGGGACTTGTGGGTATGAAGATGAAAAGACCGGTAGCAGCACTCATCGGTACCGTATTGATGGGCTGTGTATTCGCGATGTCTGTCTATACAGCATACGAGTACTTCTTTGCAGTGGGTCGTGATGCCTCAACAGGTATGTACCCAACTGTTACCGTATTTAATTTCACATGGTTGAAGTTTACTGAGTTGCTCACCTTCAACATCGGTTTCCGTCTGAGCCCAATCTCTGTATTGATGCTCATCGTGATTACCACCGTCAGCTTCATGGTTCACATCTACAGCTTCGGCTATATGGCAGAGCGTGATGAGAACTACAAGGTTGAGGAATACGAGAAGGGTATGCAGCGTTTCTACGCTTACCTGAGCCTCTTCACCATGTCAATGTTGGGCCTGGTAGTAGCTACCAACATCTTCCAGATGTATCTGTTCTGGGAGTTGGTGGGTGTTTGCTCATACCTGCTCATCGGTTTCTACTATCCAAAGCATGCTGCAGTTCATGCCAGCAAGAAGGCGTTCATCGTAACCCGTTTCGCTGACCTCTTCTTCCTCATCGGTATCCTGTTCTACAGCTTCTATGTAGGAACCTTCAACTATGACTTGAATGCTCAGCCAGAGCTCAACTCTGCTTTGGCAGGTGCAGCTTGGGTAATGCCAACAGCTTTGTTCCTCATGTTCATCGGTGGTGCCGGTAAGAGTGCGATGTTCCCATTGCACATTTGGTTGCCAGATGCGATGGAGGGTCCAACACCTGTTTCTGCGTTGATCCACGCCGCTACCATGGTTGTAGCAGGTGTTTATCAGGTAGCCAGCCTCTTCCCAATCTGGGTACAGTATGCTCCTGAGGCTTTGCACTATGTAGCTTACATTGCAGCCTTCACCGCATTCTATGCAGCAGCTGTAGCTTGCTGCCAGCGTGATATCAAGCGTGGTCTGGCTTTCTCTACTATCTCTCAGATTGCCTACATGCTCGTAGCTCTCGGCGTTTGCTTCGCTGTAGATAACCACCATGGTGGTTTGGGTTACATGGCTGGTATCTTCCACCTGTTTACCCACGCTATGTTCAAGGCGTTGCTCTTCCTCTGCTCTGGTGCTATCATCGTCATCATCGGCAGCAACTTCAAGGATTACATGGGCGGTCTGCACAAGTATATGCCTATTACCAACATCTGCTTCCTCATCGGTTGCTTGGCGATTGCAGGTATTCCTCCATTCGCAGGTTTCTGGTCAAAGGATGAGATTATCTCAGCTTGCTTCCAGTTCTCTCCATTTATGGGCTGGTTCATGACAGTGGTTGCCGGTATGACTGCATTCTACATGTTCCGTCTCTACTATGTAATCTTCTGGGGACAGAGCTACTATGAGCTTGATCCTGAGAACCGTCGCAAGCCACAGGAGGTTCCTTTCGTGATGTGGGGTCCATTGGTATTCCTCGCCATCATCTCTTGCCTCTGTGGTTTGATTCCATTCGGTCACTTCGTTTCTGCTACAGGTCAGAGCTACGATATCCATATCGACATGAGTGTGGCAACAACCTCTGTTATCGTTGCTATCATCGGTATCGGTCTGGCTACTTACATGTATGCTCCTAAGAAGACTCCATTGGCAGACGCTTTGGCTAAGAAGATGCCTAAGTTGCACAAGGCAGCGTTGAACCGTTTCTATATCGACGATGCTTGGCAGTTCTTCACCCACAAGATTGTCTTCGGTTGCTTCTCAAAGCCAATCGCATGGTTCGACCGTCGTGTTATCGATGGTACCTTCAACTTCATGGCTTGGGGTACACAGGAGGCAGGTGAAACTATCCGCCCATGGCAGAGTGGTGATGTTCGCAGCTATGCTATCTGGTTCCTCACCGGTACCGTGGCATTGACATTGTGCCTGCTCGCACTTCTTTAA
- the nuoK gene encoding NADH-quinone oxidoreductase subunit NuoK gives MIPVQYFFVLSALLFFIGVYGFCTRRNLVAMLISIELVLNAADLNFAVFNRILFPGQLEGFFFTLFSIGVAAAETAVALAIIINVYRNYHSDQVNSIENMKF, from the coding sequence ATGATTCCAGTACAATATTTCTTCGTGCTCTCAGCACTCTTGTTCTTCATCGGAGTCTATGGCTTCTGTACACGCCGTAACCTCGTTGCCATGCTCATCTCCATCGAGCTTGTATTGAATGCAGCCGACCTGAACTTCGCTGTGTTCAACCGCATCCTCTTCCCAGGACAGTTGGAAGGTTTCTTCTTCACATTGTTCTCTATCGGAGTAGCAGCAGCCGAGACAGCCGTAGCGCTCGCTATTATTATCAACGTTTACCGCAACTATCACAGTGACCAGGTGAACAGTATTGAAAACATGAAATTCTAA